The stretch of DNA ACTAATTCTCCGAAAGCTTTTAAATCTCCAGATTGTAAAATTGTTTGTAGTTTTGTAATATTTTCAAATGCTTGTTCAAAACGCCTCTGAGCATAAGCATGGTGGTGCATTAAATCATGACCTTGAGTACTTGAAACAGTTTTCTGACCTTTATGAACAATTAAAATAGTATCATTGAATTTTTTGAAAATAGGATGAATTTCAGATTGTAGAGGTTGTGCAATCAAGTTTGAACTATAATCAATTTTAGGATGTTTTCCCCATAAAATTAATCCATTATAAACTGATCTGGAAGCACTTCCAGAACCTAAACGAGCTAAGAAGGAAGCTCTTTTTAATTTTTCCTCTTCTGAATAATTAGCACCCATTTCTTTTTCCAATTCGACTAAACATAATGCTAAAGCACTCATTCCACTAGCAGAAGATGCAATACCACTACTATGAGGAAATGTGTTTTCTGTATGAATTTCAAATTGTAAAGTATATAAATAAGGACAAAATTCAGCTATTTTTGAGAAAAAAGTATGAATCTTTTTATTGAATGTTTCATTTTCTTTTCCTTCAAAAATGACACTTGATTTAAAACGTAAATCTTTGGTTCTCTTAGGTCTAAAATGTAAAGTCGTGTGAGTTCGACATTGACTTAAGGTATACGATATAGATGGATTGGCAGGAATTTGATTTTCCATTTTTCCCCAATATTTGACTAAAGCAATATTAGAAGGGCTTGAAGCAGATACGTCTCCTTGAATTATAGTGTCATTGCTTTTAAAAGTTTGAGGAATATAATCGGCCATTATTTTTTAATTGAATCGTTTTTATTAGAGTTATTAGGCTTCTTTTTAGATTTAGAAGGGCAATATTTGCTGTTCCAATCATCTTTGTCAACATATACTTTTGATTGAACAGAAAAGGCTCCTTTAAAAGTTTTACGTATTTTTCTTAAATCAGTTTCCATCTTTTTAGAAGTGAAATAGTTTCCTACGTAAACTTTATAATTAGGCGTTTCATATCGAACAGAAGCATGAATACTTGGGTACATTTTAGAAAATTGTGCTGCTTTAAAATCAGCTTCAGCTTTACTCT from Flavobacteriaceae bacterium UJ101 encodes:
- the MVD|mvaD gene encoding diphosphomevalonate decarboxylase (KEGG: bmx:BMS_1479 diphosphomevalonate decarboxylase), whose amino-acid sequence is MADYIPQTFKSNDTIIQGDVSASSPSNIALVKYWGKMENQIPANPSISYTLSQCRTHTTLHFRPKRTKDLRFKSSVIFEGKENETFNKKIHTFFSKIAEFCPYLYTLQFEIHTENTFPHSSGIASSASGMSALALCLVELEKEMGANYSEEEKLKRASFLARLGSGSASRSVYNGLILWGKHPKIDYSSNLIAQPLQSEIHPIFKKFNDTILIVHKGQKTVSSTQGHDLMHHHAYAQRRFEQAFENITKLQTILQSGDLKAFGELVESEALTLHAMMMTSIPYFILMQPNTLEVLHKVWDFRKKEAVDLYFTLDAGANVHLLYPEKDTTIVHEFIQNDLATYCEDGFYIHDQILF